The nucleotide sequence AAAGTTCTCCAAGTAAAATTTTTTAGGCAGGTTAGGAATTAGAATTTGATGCCAGTTGAGTTTCTAAAAATTGAGCTACTCTAAAAATTAACACTTCTTGATAAGGAGCGGCAATAATTTGCACCCCTAACGGTAACGAATTGGGCGACTTGATGGGAAAAGAAAGAACCGGTAAACCCACAAATGATAGAGGTTGAGTAAAGCGCCCTAAGTTAGGACGGACTAAAATTTCCTCTCCTGCAATCACCATTTTTTCTTGTCCTAAAGGAGGGGCAACACAGGGCGTTGTCGGCGCAAGAATGATATCTATTCCTTGAAATATTTCTCGTAAGCGATCACGGTACCACCGCCGAAAGCGTTGGGCCTGAATATACCAGGAAGAGGGTATTAAGGCCCCGGCTAAAAAGCGATCACGGGTCGCCGTATCAAAATCTTGGGGACGGGTTTTCAGGTTCGCTAAATGTAAATTACTTCCTTCTGAGGCAGTAATTACATAAGCCGCCGCCCGGGCGCGTGCGGTTTCGGGTATAGTAATGCGTTGTTTGACCCCTAATTGTTGTGCCACAGTTTCGACGGCTTCTAAGGCTTCCGCTTCGGCTCCACTGCTAAAATAATCATCAGCAATGGCAATTCTTAATCCTTCTATCCCCTGATACAGAGCCGGTAAACAGGGTTGAGGTGGGCGTTGAGTACAAACTGGGTCTTTGGGGTCTTCTCCCTGTAGTAAGTCAAAAATAGTAGCCAAGTCTCGCACGGAACGAGCAAACGCTCCAATATGGTCTAAACTAGCACAAAACAAGAAAGCCCCCGCCCGAGATAGCCGTCCA is from Gloeothece verrucosa PCC 7822 and encodes:
- a CDS encoding Asp-tRNA(Asn)/Glu-tRNA(Gln) amidotransferase GatCAB subunit A yields the protein MSLKALDAVALADSIRSGKTKATTIIKETLQQINKRNLTLNCFTTVTAETALIQARQIDSELEQGKPLGPLCGVPFAVKNLFDIAGVVTLAGSKINADNPPAIREATAITRLKQAGAILVGALNMDEYAYGFVTENSHYGATPNPLDRKRISGGSSGGSAAAVASHLVPISLGSDTNGSIRVPAALCGVYGLKPTYGRLSRAGAFLFCASLDHIGAFARSVRDLATIFDLLQGEDPKDPVCTQRPPQPCLPALYQGIEGLRIAIADDYFSSGAEAEALEAVETVAQQLGVKQRITIPETARARAAAYVITASEGSNLHLANLKTRPQDFDTATRDRFLAGALIPSSWYIQAQRFRRWYRDRLREIFQGIDIILAPTTPCVAPPLGQEKMVIAGEEILVRPNLGRFTQPLSFVGLPVLSFPIKSPNSLPLGVQIIAAPYQEVLIFRVAQFLETQLASNSNS